The Toxorhynchites rutilus septentrionalis strain SRP chromosome 3, ASM2978413v1, whole genome shotgun sequence genome includes a region encoding these proteins:
- the LOC129778444 gene encoding pre-miRNA 5'-monophosphate methyltransferase gives MPKDKIQHGSYHQYYEFRSRDSRPQCLENCLRQCSNQLARLNNRTIHMLDIGCNSGKLSNSVLAVIQSTYGESQLVHMIGVDIDMDLVAQARSSYGNENLQFAQADISAIAIEDSEGKDSIAMYMERAGIRQFDYVFCFSVLMYVHLNHGDQGLQAVLDYVCSRANVLVLELQSWKKYRDHVRRMRREGEGEYPHFESLEWKGNYGRLEEHIKQYVISRGFHLVFEEGNRNEFNRSLILFSRNST, from the coding sequence atgccaaaagataAAATTCAGCACGGAAGTTACCATCAGTATTACGAGTTTCGCTCACGGGACAGCCGACCACAATGTTTAGAGAACTGTCTTCGTCAATGCTCAAATcagctcgctcgcctaaataacCGCACCATCCACATGCTCGATATCGGTTGCAACAGTGGCAAACTATCGAACTCGGTGCTGGCTGTCATTCAATCGACTTATGGAGAATCCCAGCTTGTTCACATGATCGGGGTGGATATTGACATGGATCTGGTGGCTCAGGCACGCAGCTCGTATGGCAATGAGAATTTACAGTTTGCCCAAGCCGATATCAGCGCCATAGCCATAGAAGACTCAGAAGGGAAGGATTCGATTGCGATGTATATGGAGCGTGCTGGAATCCGCCAATTCGATTATGTGTTCTGCTTCTCGGTGCTCATGTATGTTCATCTGAATCACGGAGACCAAGGACTTCAAGCTGTGCTGGATTATGTTTGCTCTAGGGCGAATGTTTTGGTATTGGAACTACAAAGCTGGAAAAAGTATCGTGATCATGTACGAAGAATGAGGAGGGAGGGTGAGGGAGAGTATCCACACTTTGAATCGCTTGAATGGAAGGGAAATTACGGTAGATTGGAGGAACACATTAAGCAATATGTAATAAGTCGAGGGTTTCATTTGGTGTTTGAAGAGGGCAATAGGAACGAATTCAATCGaagtttaattttattttcgagAAATTCCACATAG